The window CTAGCTACTTCTTCAGTCCTCCTATATAAGTACTATGTGAGTTTTCCAGTCTCCACGGGAAGAGCATGGAAGACCGACCACTCTCCCGTTTCCTCGTTCTCCTCAAGCTCTTCTTTCTGTGTTTATGCTTCTTCACCAAACCTTGCTCCGCTGCTACTGACGGTTCttcatctctctatctctctcactctctctctctcacacacacgtCATATTAGTTTAATTTTGTTTGTGGTTTTGTTACAGGAGATGGGCCTTTCTATGATTCGTCTGCTTACACAGAGGTACAACGATGAGCATTTTCtagatttccaaaatttttctAATGTGACGTTGTGGAGGAAATAATATAGTTTGTTCTTCtatttaaattatttcatgtggtGGATTAGGCTTGGTTGTTCTGTTTCGAATTTCGATCTTTGGATCCCCTATATACGATGTCTCTGTCTTATATGTTTGCTTCTGGCAGTGCAAACCGCAGCCGGAGGCCCCACTATACAACGGAGGGATTCTCAAAGATTACACTCCTAACTCCAACCCCAGAGCTGAAAGTGGACTAGCAACCACCGGAGCCTATTCGCCGGCTTTCGTATTGCAGAATCTCACCCACCGCACCAAATACTGTTTCTCCGgttcacttctctctctctctctctctctctctctctctctctctctctctctcttaaaataaGCTCTATCTGCTTGTTTCATCCTggtataaaaacaaaaaacttcaCGAGAATACATTTCAACcaataaaacaacaaaaaacttcACGAGGAACCAAATGAGATCCACAAGTTTAGTTGTAATTCCACTTTGTCATGGATGGTAAGTCGTCTATGTACAACACAAAATGGAACAATACGTCATCTTGTGTTACGATCTTATATCAGTTTATGGGGGTTGATCTCATATCGGTTTCTTATGGGTATCATATCTCCTCATCTTGTAAACCGATTTACCAAGTTGAGTTCTTTCAAGACCGTAATAATGGTATCAAAGTAGTCAATCATCAGCCCAACCCGCACACAAAAGGGGCAACCTGGTGCCAGAATGAGAGTTGCTATGAAAGGCCTACCTGTCGTCAGCCAGAAACCTTGGAGCAGAGTGAAAATCCCTTAGAAAGGACCTGATCCCACGTGATCATGTGATTGGACTCTTATGTCATCATTAACTCTCATCGTTATTGAAATGGAAGATACCTATTCCCGTGCTAATTGGGTTCTATCTCGATGATAAGGAGATTAAAGTCGATTCTAATTCATATATCACATTTTCTTGTTTCACATGTTTATGTATGTCTACTGTAACAGCCTGGATCAAGATCAACGGTGCAGATTCGACACTCATAAAGGCAAGATTATCAACAGAGAATAGGACATATAACTGTATTGGGAGTGTAGTGTCAAAGAGTGGGTGCTGGTCCTTTCTCAAAGGTGGCTTTGTTTTGGATTCACCTTCACAGCTATCTATCCTATTTTTTCAGGTAAACTCTCCCCTGTTGCCCTCACCTTCcagaaagaaatatatatttttttctataaacaAAGGAATAGCACTTTAACATATATGTTGCAGAATGCAGATGGGAGGGAGGTTGATATCTCAATTGCAAGTGCCTCTTTGCAGCCATTTACTGATCAGCAATGGAGGATGAACCAAGAATACAAAATACACACTGTAACTAACTCCTCATtgctctcattccttcttcttcattattctTCTCATGCATTCTTCGGAATTGATGCGATAAATGCAGGGTTTAAGAACCTAGAAATCGATTCAATTCGGTTTTCATAAATGATTTCAGTTTGAAATTAACACTCCTAAGCTTAATTGATTTGTTTGACTATGTACTATTTGACATGCCGGGCCAGGAAAGGAAACGAGCTGTAACCTTGCACATAACAGATGCACAAGGGAATAAGTTGCAAGGAGCAACAATCAGGGCGAAGCAGATCTCCAAAGACTTCCCCTTTGGTTCTGCAATAGCCAAGACCATCATCGGAAACTTGCCTTACCAGGTGAAGCTCCCAAATTTTTTAGATTCAAAAATGGGTCTTTCTACACACATTCAATGGTACTTATAAGTCTCCACATCAGGCTACTCACATCTGAAACTAACCACCCTCTTCTTACCAATGTTGTTTAATTCAGAATTGGTTTGTGAAGCGCTTCAATGCTGCAGTCTTCGAAAATGAACTCAAATGGTACGCAACAGAACCCGAACAAGGAAAGACCAACTACACCATTGCAGACCAGATGTTAGAGTTCGTTCGGGCAAACCAAATCATAGCCAGAGGCCACAACATCTTCTGGGAAGACCCTCTTTACACTCCTTCATGGGTTCGTAATCTAACAGACGAAGAGCTAAGGTCGGCTGTTGAATCCCGAATACAAAGCTTAATGAAAAAATACGGAGGAGAATTCATACATTGGGATGTCAGCAATGAAATGCTTCACTTTGATTTCTATGAAAAACGGCTTGGCCGTAATGCCACCTTACACTTCTTTGAGATAGCACACCAATCAGATCCACTAGCCACATTGTTCATGAATGATTTTAATGTGGTTGAGACTTGTGCTGATGTGAATTCCACAGTTGATGATTACATTTCAAGGCTAAGAGAACTCCAAAGAGGTGGTGCAACAATGGATGGAATTGGCCTTGAGGGCCATTTCACAGTACCCAATATTCCTCTCATGAGAGCTGTTTTGGACAAGTTGGCTACTTTGGGCCTTCCTATTTGGCTCACAGAAATTGACATTAGCAAGACCATAGACAAACAAACACAGGTAATAATAGATCTGtaatttttatctgtttaattatatatatgaaACATTCCCTCCCCTTTGATTGATGCCTTGTTTATTATTATCGGCGTAGCCTGATCTTAGTTTAATCAAGGAAGTATTGCTGGTTGGGAATCATTTATAACAgggtgtatttttttattttttttcctttcgggGATTAAGGTTTCCTATAACATGTCAAAACCCTATATATAAGGTGTTGTCATAAGAGTAATTAGGTTTTTGTAATTTATTCAATAGAATAACGGAAACTCTGATTATCGTGTGGATGTAGTCCATCTTAGGTGAACCatgtaaataaaattttcttttgttaatcGTTGTTTTGTTGCGTTGTTAATTCTTAAAAGTGATGTCCTTTGCAGGCTATTTATCTTGAAGAAGTCTTGAGAGAAGGGTTCGCTCATCCTTCTGTGACAGGAATCATGCTTTGGACAGCCCTCCACCCTAATGGGTGCTACCAAATGTGTCTCACAGATTATGATCTCAACAATCTACCTGTCGGCAATGTGGTTGATAAGTTGCTTACAGAATGGCGAACTGGGAAGCAAGAGGGTCAGACAGATGAGCATGGTTCGTATAGCTTTTATGGGTTCTTAGGAGAATACAAGGTAATCGCTACATATGGTGATAAATCTGCTAACGCAACATTCTCACTGAGTCGAGGAGATGAAACTAGACACTTTAGCATTCATCTATGAACTCCCGCTTGACGATTCGTAGCTTCTGAAGGTTTAGTATTGCTTCCTTTTCCAGTATTTCCAAAGAGAAAACTGTAATGGATTGATTCAATCTAAAGTGAGAAACAGAGAGTGTGAATTGACGCCCTTGAAGATCAAAGAACAGACGTCACATGGCATACCAAATGTACCAATCccttaggttatgtttggttataaggagaattaaagggaaggaaagtgaaattttcatactttaaaaataaatttatgtaATCATTGCCcgtgtgactttaacattaacttcaaatcattccatatttagttataaaatttcactttactttgcatccaaatcccTTAGCcataatatgtaaaaaaaaatttacatgtaaaatatatcattactaaatatggttaacaaaaattaagtagtttaaaCATTCACTTGGGGTAATGATTAtgaacatttctttttaaagtatgaaaatttcacttcccttccctttaaatttccattgcaaccaaacggagccttacaGGTGTAATGTGCAAATTCCTTTTTACATTGCCCTTATAAGAAATTCTCCTGCCCACTATCCTTCTTCATCAATATACGGGCAGAGTAATATAGAAGtataatgaagaaaaagaaggggtaGTTTACCATCACTCCCCTACGCTTGGcccatatttactaaaactcacttattttttacttttttactgatattcccttgcttttttatttttacatttctttctcccatactctttataaatacccaaattacccttccttttcacttgtaacccaTTAcacttttatgattggtttaaaacatggtttgaatcaaaccacttATAAGTTTTGTCTTATCcgatcatcaaggatattgacatagctgatgagtccttaaagatattatttatttattattattattattttttatttcatctcatccaatcatcagggatgttgtttatttattattattatttatttttatctcatccatcatcacaaatttagcaaattatttttttattggtattagATTGATATCAGtctcagccaaaaaaaaaaaagacgtatGGTACCctattggaacatatgatatagatatagattggatacaaaattattcttttttgaatttacaatatcctcgatgattggatgagacaaaacttgttaatggtttggttcaaactatgttttgaaccaatcaatttgaaagaaaaaaatatatataatagattataagtgaaaaggaagggtaatctgggtatttataAAGagtaggggagaaagagatgtaaaaataaaaaagcagggAAGTAttagtaaaaaagtaaaaggtaggagaattttagtaaatataggccaagtgtaggggagtgatagttaATTCCCCAATCTATTTTTGCTAGAGGTCCaaaccattgttagttaaaacgggaacggcaaaaaaacagaagcgtacagtacgggttttaaacagataaaaacgttgaacggtacggtcaaaaaaacagggaacgGCAAACGGACGGAAACGAACAGTACGAGTATTAAatgtgtagttttcaaaaaaacgaaaccaaaaaaacggtagtatactcatgcaatttgagagattattacctgtatacatgcatctaatattctaaaagctctaggagtcccaagataaaatagcccaatggggtacaagaaaatgagatgttgttagctttagcttctctttactcattggactataagaagatgagatttttttcctataaatagtatggagttaaaaataaaaaaccaagtaccatattgtcttcactcttcacttttactaataggttttttttttttacaaaattcctattttacccttaaaaaacggatacgcgtttaaaacggccgttttaaacgtgttttaaacggattcttttgccgtttccctttttttccgtattgtatggaagcatacggcaaaacgcgttttaaacggcaaaaaaacgcgaacgcgttttaaacgcgtttaaaacgcgttttaactaacagtggtccaAACATAACCTATCTAGCTACCTACTTCCGCCAGCGTTCCTTACTTCCTTCACATATGTTACCGGAGGCAACAACTATATAACTGATCATTTGGTCTCAAGATTGGAGGGCTCTTTCTGTTTCCTGTAGGATAGATTGGCATGTATCCACTTCATGGATTAAGTCTTCATGTATTATTGAGTTCATGTTATTCACGAGACAAGGAATAATTTCttgttgattaaaaaaataaaataaaaattagaggTCTAAATGGCTGGGTTTATCAAGTCCCTCCTTAGACTAGAGGAATTTTCAAAACATGTGCTCATAGtttcaagtatcaatatcatatcAGTATTGGCTGATTGACCAATATTCGATTCTTGATCGATCCAAATCAATTATccatatcatttcaggggtaaaatagtaaaaaaaaaaattttttttataaaaagcaAGGAGCAAAAGTGACTGATACCCACCGACCGAAATCCCTTAAGTACTGATACTGGATTTGCATTTATCAAAGATTCATGAAATTCAAATTACCTCTTGTAGAAAACGGATCAGTTGTTTGTACGATTGTATATCTAATACatgtcctttttattttcaaatataattcTCGTTATTTTTATAATggcaaaaatgaaaatgatgttGAATACTGACTCGTAAAAACAGTAGATCCTATCTCCCATCTAATACATGTCCTTTTTATTCTCAAATATAATTCTTGTTATTTTATAAtggtaaaaatgaaaataatgtcgaatattgatttttcttttttttttgttatttacattATATAAAACTACTCAAGGGACTTTACTCTTACACActagaggggagggggatgatagaaaaaagaagaaaaatgcatGTGATAGAAATTGATCTATAAACCACAAATCTTACTAGTAGAAATTGCAACCAATGCATAATGCACTGGATTCACTAGTGTTAGATGCCGACTCCAAAGAGCAGCGGGTCCTATACTCCTATCTCCCTCTTGTACGAATTGAAGTTTTGATGTTTGTATTTCGCATATGAGTGCGTACTCATTGAATCACATGAGTTAAAAGTAAGGAGGATTAACTAGACACAGCGATCCAAACGAGGAAAAGAGAAAACTGTTCATGGGACCCATTGCTATTAATTATTTGGGGTCTCCAGCGTGTAGATCACGAACGTATCAAATGTGCAAGTCAAGTCCAGATTCCACAACACTTGCTTTCCTCTTCCACGTCGAGGAGAAAATGAGATCCAGTAGAAACTGGCCATCTGTGAGTGAACACATTGATACCGTCAGATCTTCCACTCTGGCAAGCTATCTATCCCCTTACCGTTTCATGGAAGTCAAGCTCTCATCGACTCTCCGGGTCGCCAGCCTCGGTGGCTCGCTTTATAAACATCGCAAGCCTTAAGGACCATAAATTGGAGCTCCAAGCTTCATAATCAAACATTAACCAACCGTAGGAAGAAACAGATATACTGAGTTGAGTGGCAAGGCTACTGGGATTCGCAGATCGGGAAGACAATGAGGAAGTGGACTATCCCTTCTGCTCTACTTTTGttgcttcttctctctctccttccggAACAAGGTATTCTTTTTTCCTCTGACATTGATCTTCTTTTTGGTGAATTCGAGCCAGatctggttttgtttttttttttggtgttacAGAGCTTTCTGGTGATTGGATTTAGTAGTTCATAGAAACGGAAATGTTTTGGGGTTTTCACTTCTATAGCGCTACAATTGTGATCTGTGATTGTACATGTGTGTTAGTATCTATATTGATTTCTTAAATGCGGAATTCGTCTAGTTTATGTTGTGATAGTTTCGAATCGGTTTTTACTATAAGAGTATGAGGTTTCTGAAGGAAGAAAGGTTCTGGGATGCTTTATTTCACagaaagatttttttccccattaaCTAAGATCAATATCTGTCTATCTGCAGTTACTGATTTGAGGATCAGATGGATTTTGGAGCTTAAGTAGAACGAGTGTTTAGAGTTCTAAATCTGGCATTTCTTTGTGGTTCACTTTGTTTCTGATCTCTTGTTGTGATTTATCTGATTCTTTAGGTCGTAAGATACATGCCAATGCGGAAAAGAGCGAATCCGAAGAGCTTGTAGACCCCCCTAAGGTTGAAGAAAAGATCGGTGCCGTTCCTAATGGATTATCTACTGATTCGGATGTTGTTAGGAGGtttgccttttttctttttcccgcTACCCCTTCTTGGGATTTGTTTCCTGTACTTTTctgtttttagtttttttttggcttctGATGTTGTATTTCTTTGTAGATCTATTAGAATGTGCGGACATGGAGTTCCTTTTTCTTGTTCATCCTCTTCTAACAGGACTAATTAATTTGGTTCAGGGAGGCGGAGTCGATCTCAAAGAGATCTCTCCGCAGCAATGCCGAGAAATTCGAGTTTCAAGCTGAGGTTTCTCGGCTTATGGATATAATTATCAACTCTCTTTATAGCAATAAAGACATTTTCTTGAGGGAGCTAATCTCCAATGCTTCTGATGTAAGAAGATTTTACTAAAACATTTATTGTATATACTTGATTAAACAAATTGTTATTGCTGCCCACTCCTGTATCATACTGGTTTATTTGAATTTGTTTACTCTATGCCAGGCGTTGGATAAAATCAGGTTCCTTTCCCTCACAGATAAGGAGATTTTGGGTGAAGGAGATAACACGAAGCTTGAGATCCTGGTCAGTCAATGGTTTTGGTGAAATATTGAAAGTCTTCATTCTGGACTCAATGATTTTTTGGTGGAtactgaaattttttaaatatgcAGATTAAATTAGACAAGGAAAAGAAAGTGCTTTCTATTCGCGACAGAGGTATAGGAATGACAAAAGAGGATCTCATCAAAAACTTGGGAACCATAGCAAAGTCTGGAACTTCAGGTATCATTCTTAATTGTTCAAGATATTTAGATGCAAGGGCATTCTTATGGCAACGGAATTTAGCCTTTGCTTCAATTTTTTCTAATTGAAGTCCTTGTTATTGaatagaatttttctttatatgCAGCCTTTGTTGAGAAAATGCAGACAAGCGGTGACCTCAATCTCATTGGACAGTTTGGAGTTGGGTTTTACTCTGTATATCTTGTGGCAGACTATGTAGAAGTCCTTAGCAAACACAATGATGATAAACAGTATGGCTTTTAGGGCATTTAATTTCTCAAGGTCCTCCCCCCACCGCATCTTGTGGGAAGAGATATTGTTCCAACTCCTCTTTCTGAATTTCAGGTATATATGGGAGTCAAAGGCTGATGGGTCATTCGCAATCTCTGAAGATGAATATAATGAGCCATTAGGACGTGGAACTGAGATCAGATTGCATCTTAGAGAGGAAGCCCAAGAGTACTTAGAGGAAGACAAACTAAAAGTGAGTGTACTTATTCTTTGTTTATTTGCCTTGCTTCCTAAACTGTCATTATTAATTAGTATCAAATGCTTGTTTGAAGACTGCTGAGCCACCAGGCTGATTTTGTTATCGGTAATTTAATATCATTTGGCAATGGATAGAGAAATTTAGTTCTATAGCCATTCACTTCATATGGCATGCAAACATTATATtatgttttgttctttttctcttattttgtctGCTTTATCCAGTATGGGCTGTATGGTAAAGTTTCCCTCTATATTATTGGCTGGAACTTGTAGGTCTGGACCATGTCTTCAGAGcctccccttttctttcttcccaacactttctttctcccttcatTCTGTCATTTTTTCCTAGAAAATATTTATATCATTGCTTGATGAGAAAATGAATAGGACTCTACAGGTTCAGATCAAATAGCAGTTTTATTTGCATCGATTGTGCTCTCTATTTGTCTTTGAATTGGACttttgtcttatcattttttccTTAGTTAATTTGCTAACTATCTTTCTCAGTGGACGTTTTTTTTTCCAGTAGAGAAGTGAACTTTTTGTTATGTGTATTTGGCAACTATTGAATTATCTATTTTCCATAGATAAAACTATGGCTTAGTATTTCCATGCTGAGTTACCAAAACTACaaaattactctctctctctctctctctctctctctaactgaAGAAGAGGGCAGTACCTGATCAATTCCATGTTgtatgaaaatccctatttctCAACCCGAGATAGGATGAACTCAAAAGTTTATCTATGCTTGATAGGATCCTTACTAGGCTGTCTATCAGGCCTGTGTATGCATCTATGCTTCATACAATGCATACTAGATTGTCTAGCAGACCGATGTTAACTCTGATCTGCATACAGAAACCTTACGCTATTTCCAGAAAGATGATTCAGTGTTCCCTACTTTACAACTTTGATGGGGATCTTTTTGTAGTTCAATTTGGTTGGCTGAGGTTTTAGATGATTTTCTCTGACTGCAGGAGTTGGTGAAGAAATACTCTGAATTTATTAACTTCCCTATATATATTTGGGCAAGCAAAGAAGTTGATGTGGAGGTTCCTGCAGATGAAGAATctagtgaagaagaggaaacaAGTATGTATTTCTCTCAAACTCTAAGCTGATtgcaaatccttttttttttttttttaactgaaagATGTGATTTATATTTCTGACAATTCTTGATATTATCAGTTCAACACTTGAATACTTGaacttaagagagagagagagagaaagagacaaagGTTCTATTCCTATTGAGGCTATTACAAGTTTTCTTAAATGCTCTCAAAATGAAACTCACGGGATCAGAGAGCAATGAGCTAACTCTAAAACTTATTCACTTCTTCTCATCTGTTGAGGCGAAACCCAGAGAGCCTATTTATAATAGTCTCGAGCTGTCACCCAATTATTGTGTTCACACCAtgttttcccctcttcttctttttctttgtcacaactctgataccatgtgacGAAACCTGCTCTTAGCAATCAGGACTGGTGAAggtgagaagaaagaaagaagtagaagagagagatcgatggagaagaagaggaaaatcctAGTATCATGATAGGATTCAGAATTGTCTCTATCGTGGCCTAGGTCCTTTATAATGTATTAAAGATCTTACTGAAGGTCAAATACAACCAAACACTAAATGAATTAAACGGCTCAACATGACTTTAACATAAACCATGATTCAACATACACTTAGACTTCCTCCTCACAGTTCATTATTTAACACATGTAAATCTGGGTTTTAGTTAACAGTATCGGAAGAGGTATCGACCATTTCAAAAACCGATAggatatcgatatgtattgttCGAATCAGccataaattcaaaaaaagaatctttttttgCTGATACCAGTGATACGTATTGGTGTCAGTCATGGCCAATTTCGATACAGATCGGTTGATATGGCTGGTGCCGATACCTAAAACCCTGTTGTAAACGCCTTTGCTTTTaggttattttccttttttgttttatattcaCGCATGTGGACTATTGTTTATTACAGCTGAAAGTAGCCCTTCAGAGGAAGAGGCAGAAGAGGAAGATTCTGAGCAAAAGCCAAAGACTAAGACAGTGAAGGAAACAACTTATGAGTGGGAGCTTTTGAACGATATGAAGGCCGTTTGGTTACGGAATCCAAAGGAGGTTACGAATGAGGAATACACAAAGTTCTACCACACTCTGGCCAAGGTAAAGATGCACATTATGAGATCACAAGTAATTTATTGTTTCAGTAATGGTTTAGAGCTTACCATATAAGGGATTGCCCGATCTGTTTGACATAATCATTTGTTGAACA is drawn from Macadamia integrifolia cultivar HAES 741 chromosome 7, SCU_Mint_v3, whole genome shotgun sequence and contains these coding sequences:
- the LOC122085250 gene encoding endo-1,4-beta-xylanase 5-like isoform X2, with translation MNQEYKIHTERKRAVTLHITDAQGNKLQGATIRAKQISKDFPFGSAIAKTIIGNLPYQNWFVKRFNAAVFENELKWYATEPEQGKTNYTIADQMLEFVRANQIIARGHNIFWEDPLYTPSWVRNLTDEELRSAVESRIQSLMKKYGGEFIHWDVSNEMLHFDFYEKRLGRNATLHFFEIAHQSDPLATLFMNDFNVVETCADVNSTVDDYISRLRELQRGGATMDGIGLEGHFTVPNIPLMRAVLDKLATLGLPIWLTEIDISKTIDKQTQAIYLEEVLREGFAHPSVTGIMLWTALHPNGCYQMCLTDYDLNNLPVGNVVDKLLTEWRTGKQEGQTDEHGSYSFYGFLGEYKVIATYGDKSANATFSLSRGDETRHFSIHL
- the LOC122085250 gene encoding endo-1,4-beta-xylanase 5-like isoform X1 — protein: MEDRPLSRFLVLLKLFFLCLCFFTKPCSAATDGDGPFYDSSAYTECKPQPEAPLYNGGILKDYTPNSNPRAESGLATTGAYSPAFVLQNLTHRTKYCFSAWIKINGADSTLIKARLSTENRTYNCIGSVVSKSGCWSFLKGGFVLDSPSQLSILFFQNADGREVDISIASASLQPFTDQQWRMNQEYKIHTERKRAVTLHITDAQGNKLQGATIRAKQISKDFPFGSAIAKTIIGNLPYQNWFVKRFNAAVFENELKWYATEPEQGKTNYTIADQMLEFVRANQIIARGHNIFWEDPLYTPSWVRNLTDEELRSAVESRIQSLMKKYGGEFIHWDVSNEMLHFDFYEKRLGRNATLHFFEIAHQSDPLATLFMNDFNVVETCADVNSTVDDYISRLRELQRGGATMDGIGLEGHFTVPNIPLMRAVLDKLATLGLPIWLTEIDISKTIDKQTQAIYLEEVLREGFAHPSVTGIMLWTALHPNGCYQMCLTDYDLNNLPVGNVVDKLLTEWRTGKQEGQTDEHGSYSFYGFLGEYKVIATYGDKSANATFSLSRGDETRHFSIHL